A region from the Lycium barbarum isolate Lr01 chromosome 8, ASM1917538v2, whole genome shotgun sequence genome encodes:
- the LOC132608258 gene encoding tRNAse Z TRZ4, mitochondrial-like yields MNNGSPESTGHVDIWGPPNLDLLVNAMKNFVPHATMVNKHIIPDDIKVHENGSALAPSLHMLELKDKHKFKAVSISAILLSPTQLARSQFRPNDASIVYICKLHDIRGNFDPVKVKACGLKQGRKLAELEKGFSVKSDLLDIEVHPDDVIGPPIEMGNLHVGLNKIEYESAILPTVLFGQRIMVQRDFQGHLCLRHQFPSRLFDC; encoded by the exons ATGAACAATGGTAGTCCTGAGAGTACTGGGCAT GTCGACATATGGGGTCCTCCAAATCTAGATTTATTGGTTAATGCAATGAAGAATTTTGTCCCTCATGCTACCATGGTCAACAAACATATCATCCCAGACGACATTAAGGTTCATGAAAATGGATCTGCATTAGCTCCCTCTTTACATATGCTGGAGCTGAAAGATAAACACAAGTTCAAGGCAGTTAGTATATCAGCTATTCTCCTATCACCGACTCAGTTGGCTAGATCTCAGTTTAGGCCAAATGATGCCTCCATTGTATATATTTGTAAACTACATGACATCAGGGGGAATTTTGATCCCGTAAAGGTTAAAGCTTGCGGACTTAAACAAGGGAGAAAACTTGCAGAATTGGAGAAGGGGTTCAGTGTGAAGTCAGATCTTCTGGATATCGAG GTCCATCCAGATGATGTTATAGGTCCacctatt GAGATGGGGAATTTACACGTTGGTTTGAATAAAATAGAATATGAATCTGCAATTTTGCCTACTGTTCTGTTTGGGCAAAGAATTATGGTTCAGCGTGATTTTCAAGGTCACCTTTGTTTGAGGCATCAGTTTCCTTCAAGACTCTTTGATTGTTAG
- the LOC132607019 gene encoding tRNase Z TRZ3, mitochondrial-like, which yields MSKFGSAQHIMARTTRKHETTPILVSSARIATRLHYLCPQLFPAPSLPSVQNDDVAAPNFKGSVCGISAENLLKFKSSKSISLCFLQQLYDS from the exons ATGAGCAAATTTGGTTCCGCCCAACATATTATGGCAAGAACTACAAG GAAGCAtgaaacaactccaattctagTATCCAGTGCTAGAATCGCTACAAGACTGCATTATTTGTGTCCTCAGCTTTTTCCAGCTCCTAGTCTTCCTTCTGTTCAGAATGACGATGTTGCAGCACCAAATTTCAAG GGTTCAGTTTGCGGCATATCTGCTGAAAATCTCTTAAAG TTCAAAAGCAGCAAGAGTATATCCTTGTGCTTCCTACAACAACTATATGATAGCTAA